From the Synechococcales cyanobacterium T60_A2020_003 genome, one window contains:
- a CDS encoding tetratricopeptide repeat protein has product MTAIEQVQAGDHLRQQGDLESAVEAYQAAIQIDPQCVSAYQRLAEVLQELGNLDQSATAYEQAIAVHPESIHAEDDATEPVEVGDNDSLSLVSEPDAESCPTAPPSIDENDDSDVDISAQEVDNDNESAENATNATIESLQSLIDQQMWAEAIALRLQVVQQTPSALAYKLLGTALQRQGQLDDAFEAYQQTLALEPNWAEVWANIGSLEAQQHQWQAAVECYERAIALKPDFAGAYRNLARVLQRLDQLHQSADCWYQAMMLDPDAGHASDYLDLGKEFLLWKQIDRAIDCFRMAVRNDPTLIAAYEHLAEALRYKQSQDTDAERQSAAETDSSTAPSLPFNTQPVEAEPELSDAEKMELAKVRVHECLDDRNWQEMIPYCQYILEREPNSDTYRILGNALLQLGQFESAIAAYEKALDYQPDSAEIYTNLGTVYAQQQEWTTAVQHFKQAIALNPDFAGAYRNLARAWQALGKTESAMECWYQALKLEPEKLAAEEMVSFGDRFLLWGQTDRAVECYQLAVQYDPSQLGARQKLADLLGNMERWQEAVEHYQVLLRRGRGSTLVRSASTSSTLAQADLSPLTKLMDILQTTDDTDPDALYQVVEVLKKAAEDCSDQAVIHYRERGNLAQANEDWITATAAYERVVDLDGSLAIDWGNLGTLYARQEQWEQAIQCYEKAIAIESRASFHWNLAQVLGKLERTEEASHAYYRALTLESERATPEQHISLGEIFEKQHNLELARSCYERSLLLAPDSAQALFSLARVFSKQEQFAVAEERYRQATEQAPESSYCWHGLGDALSKQKRYEDAIDAYERAIALSSDFSWSHHNLGVALSELGRWSEAVDAYKRAIDLNPDFYWSHYNLAEACIRLGNWNGAIEGYRNVIELEPTLQWLNDRIGALKFIQGMQSLEAYDVTSALDYFREVDQVGGIETMPLPFFSPDSPLWSQEWAPWISGLERMKPIDRPWPRITVVTPSLNQGLYIEETILSVTRQQYPNLEYIVVDGGSTDGTKAILSHYRPYLTDLIIEPDRGQSDAINKGFKRATGELLLWVNSDDRLMPGALHMAALTYLQRPCDVIAGICLVHENRQVQLIRKPLARQADFTVDNLADVSGRWADGYFFYQPEVFFSRSIWERVGGNVNEDLHYAMDHDLWMRCAQMGAKLEVVDYPFALFRKHDQQKTVNRDVAVKEQFQVARGYLSSQVEVASSNGSQSSARNDHASTSQMNRAKSDHLTSNQYLDKGRDLKQQGHLTAAVNLYREAINLYPEDADLYRELGLVLEEVKKKRLSEQSVDVFICGKYDTYPDLTGKRQAEGGLRLSGIYKVSSEEFPLVSIITVVYNNSTTFERCINSVLNQTYQNVEYIVIDGGSEQETLDIIRKYSDKIDYFISEPDKGIYNAMNKGLELAHGDYISILNSDDWYSLEFVSSCIEVAKQHNSSVVYTYYSHKGTTFINSGINEGIFLGHLNVCHNTFLVSRECYDLVGKYSEDYHIVSDALWIRKAFQQGVKFNLVPRELFTLSEGGLSSGDSPERRQLFISEVIKTYKDRFEFLEHLEAENIYLFRFNPGRSSGLVAIAQKYKDQTLFLKSLSKYVEHCFRCLPKFKLSHTESGKAFLDFIRLAEILNIPKSSIQINTKHGLFGALIEQFDTILSRTKNSGRGKLLHFVSVFSRPSEAFIYDLIQRLEKETVFDNFVLYEHRLLPDERPYSKGIYLPWQDFHVEIRNELYKYIFENMRPDVVVAHFALNEWKIFQRLKPLNISVPTISMTHGIDVFSMKENQEYRDYLLGDFSKRKNTSFTAVSHYLKQELLKHGVSDDKVSLVHNTVHERFFSNRKKSNYFKKGETLKILAVGRLIDWKGHIYLLQGLQFFKNNCYADVHLTIVYANGKDFYQETVSEIENLKLQSNVSLIPFVNFSEELDYFQKFDVFIQSSTYTQDSLRRSETFGVSVLEAIASGLPVIVTNAGGLPEVVGYESKHSRIVQHGDGLAIGQALKGMFEKGECFSDNIEYATERLSHFSSKKQVALLTKEIFKVCQNKLNATLFSSSTIQGAGYAAFRLHKGLQNTSINSTILTTVRNHESFPGVKVMPHPLQNGHSWRILQDPSISKPELTIFTINHPLITPEQLESLVKDADVINLHWTARFLSAENIAYLSNMNKPLVMTIRDMNPITGGCHFFHGCIEWQKNCENCPQLVDHFDNFPSKVLAAKRHYYNFENITIVTLSKHTAEIVKKAPFFNQCRIEIIPNSIEIDVFKPHNKVEARKKLGLPLDRKIIGYVPSFSSAVKGYREVIAAFDILKQEQAELNPFVMLVGDKTPANDQIKLDHKSLGYISDNEKLAVAYSAADVVVVPSLEETFSNTTAEAIACGTPVVGFQTGAIPDMVQDGITGYTFSVGDFKGLAKGIRLVLTGNDMSQNCRQYAEDNLNLMLQAKRYEQLFYEVYAHNLGFTKQTNNPIASFPETTPTIMNLLATKVLSIRVNP; this is encoded by the coding sequence ATGACAGCGATTGAGCAGGTACAGGCCGGAGACCATCTCCGACAGCAGGGCGATTTAGAGTCTGCTGTTGAAGCCTACCAAGCCGCGATTCAGATTGATCCGCAGTGTGTTAGCGCTTATCAACGCCTTGCGGAAGTCCTCCAAGAGTTAGGAAACCTTGACCAATCTGCAACAGCCTATGAGCAGGCGATCGCCGTCCATCCAGAGTCTATCCACGCTGAGGACGATGCTACAGAACCTGTAGAGGTAGGAGATAACGATAGCCTCTCTTTAGTTTCGGAACCCGATGCAGAATCCTGTCCAACCGCTCCGCCATCGATCGATGAGAATGATGATTCTGACGTAGACATCAGCGCCCAGGAAGTAGATAACGATAATGAGTCCGCAGAAAACGCCACTAATGCCACGATTGAGTCTTTGCAATCTCTGATTGACCAACAAATGTGGGCAGAGGCGATCGCCCTGAGATTGCAGGTCGTCCAGCAAACCCCCTCGGCCTTAGCGTATAAGCTGTTAGGAACGGCATTGCAGCGGCAAGGGCAGCTAGACGATGCCTTTGAAGCTTATCAGCAAACCCTCGCCTTAGAACCCAATTGGGCAGAGGTATGGGCGAACATTGGGAGCCTTGAAGCGCAGCAGCACCAGTGGCAAGCCGCCGTAGAGTGCTACGAACGGGCGATCGCCCTCAAGCCGGATTTTGCCGGAGCCTATCGTAACCTTGCTCGCGTGTTGCAGCGCCTGGATCAATTACACCAATCCGCCGACTGTTGGTATCAAGCCATGATGCTCGATCCCGATGCGGGTCACGCAAGTGACTATCTAGATTTGGGTAAAGAGTTCCTACTCTGGAAGCAGATCGATCGGGCAATCGACTGTTTTCGGATGGCGGTTCGGAATGATCCCACGTTGATTGCAGCCTATGAGCACTTGGCAGAGGCACTCCGGTACAAGCAATCCCAAGACACGGATGCCGAGAGACAGTCCGCAGCAGAGACGGATTCATCAACCGCCCCATCTCTCCCTTTTAATACCCAACCTGTTGAAGCAGAGCCAGAGTTGTCTGACGCGGAAAAAATGGAACTTGCTAAGGTGCGGGTTCACGAGTGTCTTGATGACCGAAACTGGCAAGAGATGATTCCCTACTGCCAGTACATTTTAGAGCGGGAACCCAACAGCGACACATACCGGATCTTGGGCAATGCTCTCCTGCAATTGGGGCAGTTTGAGAGTGCGATCGCTGCCTACGAAAAAGCCTTGGACTACCAGCCCGACTCGGCGGAAATCTACACCAACTTGGGAACGGTCTACGCTCAGCAACAAGAGTGGACAACCGCCGTTCAGCATTTCAAGCAGGCGATCGCCCTTAACCCCGACTTTGCCGGAGCCTACCGCAACCTGGCGCGGGCATGGCAAGCCTTGGGGAAAACCGAATCAGCGATGGAGTGCTGGTATCAAGCGCTCAAGCTTGAGCCAGAAAAGCTAGCGGCTGAAGAGATGGTCTCCTTTGGCGATCGCTTTTTGCTGTGGGGACAGACCGACCGGGCAGTAGAGTGCTACCAGCTTGCGGTGCAGTACGATCCCTCGCAGTTGGGCGCACGCCAAAAGTTGGCCGATCTGCTCGGGAACATGGAGCGGTGGCAAGAAGCCGTAGAGCATTACCAAGTGCTCTTGCGTCGGGGTCGAGGCAGTACCCTGGTTCGTTCTGCTTCGACCTCTTCGACCTTGGCGCAAGCGGATCTCTCCCCATTGACCAAGCTCATGGATATACTCCAAACCACGGACGATACCGATCCTGATGCGCTGTACCAGGTGGTGGAGGTGTTGAAAAAGGCGGCAGAGGATTGCTCTGACCAAGCCGTGATTCACTATCGCGAACGCGGCAACCTAGCTCAGGCGAATGAGGACTGGATCACCGCCACTGCAGCCTACGAGCGAGTGGTTGACCTGGATGGATCCCTAGCAATCGACTGGGGGAATTTGGGAACGCTCTACGCGCGGCAAGAGCAGTGGGAACAGGCGATCCAGTGTTATGAAAAGGCGATCGCCATTGAAAGTCGAGCTAGCTTCCATTGGAATTTGGCGCAGGTGCTAGGAAAACTAGAGAGAACCGAAGAAGCCTCCCATGCTTACTATCGGGCGTTAACGTTAGAGTCAGAGCGAGCGACCCCCGAACAACATATCTCACTAGGAGAAATATTTGAAAAACAACACAATCTAGAACTTGCACGTTCATGTTACGAGCGATCGCTCCTGCTTGCCCCAGATTCTGCACAAGCTCTATTTTCGTTGGCGCGGGTATTCTCCAAACAAGAGCAGTTTGCAGTTGCAGAGGAGCGGTATCGCCAGGCAACTGAACAGGCCCCTGAAAGTTCCTACTGTTGGCATGGCTTAGGAGATGCTCTGTCCAAACAAAAGCGTTATGAAGATGCGATCGATGCCTATGAGCGGGCTATAGCTCTCAGTTCAGATTTCTCATGGTCGCATCACAACCTGGGAGTAGCGTTGTCCGAGTTAGGGCGTTGGAGTGAAGCTGTGGATGCCTATAAGCGGGCAATTGACCTTAATCCAGACTTCTACTGGTCTCATTACAATTTGGCTGAAGCGTGCATCCGTTTAGGCAACTGGAACGGAGCAATTGAAGGCTATAGAAACGTCATTGAGCTTGAGCCTACGTTGCAGTGGTTAAACGATCGCATCGGAGCCTTAAAGTTTATTCAAGGAATGCAAAGTTTAGAAGCGTACGATGTTACGTCTGCCCTTGACTATTTTCGAGAGGTTGACCAAGTCGGCGGTATAGAGACGATGCCTCTCCCCTTTTTTAGTCCAGATAGCCCACTGTGGTCCCAGGAATGGGCACCGTGGATTTCGGGGTTGGAGCGGATGAAGCCGATCGATCGCCCTTGGCCTCGCATTACGGTGGTGACGCCCTCACTCAACCAGGGGCTTTATATCGAGGAAACGATTCTATCGGTCACACGTCAACAGTATCCCAACCTGGAATATATCGTGGTTGACGGTGGCTCTACGGATGGCACGAAGGCGATTTTGTCGCATTACCGTCCTTACTTAACCGATCTCATCATCGAACCCGATCGGGGACAATCCGATGCTATCAACAAGGGATTCAAACGGGCAACCGGAGAACTCCTCCTCTGGGTGAATAGCGACGATCGCTTGATGCCAGGAGCCCTCCACATGGCGGCGCTGACCTATCTTCAGCGTCCGTGTGATGTGATTGCGGGAATATGTTTGGTACATGAGAATCGCCAAGTTCAGTTGATTCGTAAGCCCCTAGCACGACAGGCGGATTTCACGGTGGATAACTTGGCGGATGTATCGGGGCGTTGGGCGGATGGATACTTCTTTTATCAACCTGAGGTCTTTTTTAGCCGTAGCATTTGGGAGCGGGTTGGGGGGAATGTTAATGAGGATTTGCACTATGCGATGGATCATGACCTTTGGATGCGGTGTGCCCAGATGGGTGCAAAGTTGGAGGTTGTAGATTATCCGTTTGCACTGTTTAGAAAACATGATCAGCAGAAAACTGTGAATAGAGATGTTGCAGTCAAAGAACAATTTCAAGTAGCAAGAGGGTATTTGTCTTCACAGGTGGAAGTAGCATCTTCGAATGGTAGCCAAAGTTCTGCTAGAAATGATCATGCTAGTACTTCACAAATGAATAGGGCTAAATCTGATCACCTTACCAGTAATCAATATCTAGACAAGGGGAGAGATCTCAAACAGCAGGGGCATTTAACAGCAGCGGTTAACCTATATCGTGAAGCAATCAACTTGTATCCTGAAGATGCAGATCTTTATCGAGAGCTTGGTCTTGTATTAGAAGAGGTTAAAAAAAAAAGACTGAGTGAGCAATCTGTAGATGTATTCATATGTGGGAAATATGACACTTATCCTGACCTAACAGGCAAACGACAAGCAGAAGGCGGGTTACGTTTGTCTGGTATCTACAAGGTTAGTTCTGAAGAATTTCCTCTTGTTTCAATTATTACTGTTGTTTATAACAACTCCACTACGTTTGAGCGTTGCATCAATTCTGTTCTTAACCAAACCTACCAGAATGTTGAATATATTGTTATTGATGGTGGAAGCGAACAAGAGACTTTAGACATTATTCGAAAATACAGTGACAAAATTGATTACTTCATTTCCGAACCTGACAAAGGTATTTATAATGCCATGAATAAGGGGCTAGAACTAGCCCATGGTGATTACATCAGCATTCTCAACTCAGATGATTGGTACTCATTAGAGTTTGTGAGTTCTTGTATTGAGGTTGCGAAGCAGCATAATTCCTCAGTTGTATACACCTACTACTCTCATAAAGGTACTACGTTCATCAATAGTGGTATCAATGAAGGAATTTTCCTAGGCCATCTTAATGTTTGCCATAATACATTTTTAGTCAGTCGAGAATGTTATGACTTGGTTGGAAAATATTCTGAAGATTATCATATCGTGAGCGATGCACTTTGGATACGAAAAGCGTTTCAGCAAGGTGTAAAATTCAATTTGGTTCCAAGAGAGCTTTTCACTCTTTCAGAGGGGGGACTTTCATCAGGAGACTCTCCAGAACGAAGACAGTTATTTATCTCTGAAGTAATTAAAACTTACAAAGATCGATTTGAATTTTTAGAACATTTAGAAGCAGAGAACATATATTTATTTCGATTTAATCCTGGAAGATCGTCAGGCTTAGTTGCGATAGCTCAAAAATACAAAGATCAAACTCTTTTTCTGAAAAGTTTATCAAAGTACGTTGAGCATTGTTTTAGATGTTTGCCTAAGTTTAAACTGTCACATACAGAATCTGGCAAAGCATTTCTAGACTTTATTAGACTTGCAGAAATTCTAAATATACCTAAGTCTTCAATTCAGATTAATACTAAACATGGTTTATTTGGAGCACTGATAGAACAGTTTGATACTATCCTTTCAAGAACTAAAAACTCAGGTCGAGGAAAGCTTCTACACTTTGTATCTGTCTTCTCTAGACCATCAGAAGCTTTTATCTATGATCTGATTCAGCGCCTTGAAAAAGAGACTGTTTTTGATAATTTTGTTCTATATGAGCATAGATTACTTCCTGATGAGCGCCCCTACAGCAAAGGCATATATTTACCATGGCAAGACTTTCATGTTGAAATCAGAAATGAGCTGTATAAGTATATTTTCGAGAATATGAGACCTGATGTTGTAGTTGCTCACTTTGCATTAAATGAGTGGAAAATATTTCAACGATTGAAGCCATTGAATATTTCGGTGCCTACTATTAGCATGACCCATGGTATTGATGTGTTCTCAATGAAAGAGAATCAAGAGTATAGAGACTATTTACTTGGGGACTTCTCAAAGCGAAAAAATACGTCTTTCACTGCTGTTTCTCACTATCTCAAGCAAGAGTTATTAAAACATGGTGTTTCTGATGACAAAGTTAGCCTTGTCCATAATACAGTTCATGAGCGATTCTTCTCCAACAGAAAAAAGTCTAATTATTTTAAGAAAGGCGAAACTCTTAAAATACTTGCAGTAGGGAGGTTAATAGATTGGAAAGGTCATATTTATTTGTTACAGGGACTTCAGTTCTTTAAGAACAATTGTTATGCTGATGTTCATCTAACAATTGTGTATGCTAACGGGAAAGATTTTTATCAAGAAACTGTTTCTGAAATTGAAAATCTAAAATTGCAGTCAAATGTTTCCTTAATTCCATTTGTTAATTTTTCGGAGGAATTAGATTACTTCCAAAAATTTGATGTGTTCATACAGTCTTCAACCTATACTCAGGACTCACTTAGAAGATCAGAGACTTTTGGAGTTTCCGTTTTGGAGGCTATCGCTTCTGGTTTGCCAGTCATTGTTACGAACGCTGGAGGATTGCCCGAAGTTGTTGGATATGAGAGCAAACATTCAAGAATAGTACAGCATGGAGATGGGCTAGCTATAGGTCAAGCATTGAAAGGGATGTTTGAGAAGGGAGAATGTTTTTCCGATAACATTGAGTATGCAACCGAAAGGCTTTCTCACTTTTCAAGCAAAAAGCAAGTAGCGTTACTGACAAAGGAGATCTTTAAAGTCTGTCAAAACAAGCTCAACGCCACCCTGTTCTCATCAAGTACTATCCAAGGTGCAGGGTATGCCGCCTTCCGACTCCATAAAGGTTTACAGAACACGAGTATAAACTCTACGATTCTGACCACGGTTAGAAATCATGAATCATTCCCAGGCGTAAAGGTAATGCCTCATCCTCTTCAAAATGGGCATTCCTGGAGAATTTTGCAAGATCCTTCAATTAGTAAACCCGAACTCACAATTTTTACGATTAATCATCCCCTAATTACTCCAGAGCAGCTTGAGTCCTTAGTTAAAGATGCTGATGTAATTAACCTCCACTGGACAGCGCGATTCTTATCTGCTGAAAATATTGCATATCTGAGTAATATGAATAAGCCTCTTGTGATGACTATTAGAGATATGAATCCTATCACAGGGGGATGTCACTTCTTTCATGGATGTATTGAGTGGCAAAAGAATTGTGAGAACTGTCCTCAACTTGTCGATCATTTCGATAACTTTCCTAGCAAGGTTCTTGCTGCTAAGAGGCACTACTACAATTTTGAAAACATTACAATCGTGACTTTGAGCAAGCACACAGCAGAGATTGTTAAGAAAGCACCCTTCTTTAATCAGTGTCGAATTGAGATTATACCGAACTCAATAGAAATAGATGTGTTTAAGCCGCATAACAAAGTTGAGGCACGTAAGAAGTTAGGACTTCCTCTCGATCGCAAAATTATTGGTTATGTTCCATCTTTTTCCAGTGCGGTGAAAGGCTATCGGGAAGTTATAGCTGCTTTTGATATCCTTAAACAAGAACAAGCAGAATTGAATCCATTTGTGATGTTAGTTGGTGATAAGACGCCAGCTAATGATCAAATTAAACTTGATCACAAAAGTCTAGGCTATATTAGCGATAATGAAAAACTTGCAGTAGCGTATTCAGCCGCAGATGTGGTTGTTGTACCTTCTTTAGAAGAAACTTTTTCAAATACGACCGCTGAAGCAATCGCTTGTGGAACGCCAGTGGTCGGATTTCAGACAGGGGCTATACCCGACATGGTTCAGGATGGCATTACAGGCTATACATTCTCTGTTGGTGACTTTAAAGGATTAGCAAAAGGAATTCGATTAGTCCTAACGGGAAATGATATGTCTCAAAACTGTAGACAATATGCAGAGGACAATCTAAATCTCATGCTTCAAGCGAAACGGTATGAACAACTTTTCTATGAAGTATATGCTCATAATCTTGGCTTTACCAAACAGACGAATAATCCTATAGCTTCTTTCCCTGAAACAACACCAACAATCATGAATCTTTTAGCAACGAAAGTCCTAAGTATTAGAGTTAATCCCTAA